The sequence GCTGCGTCCAGCGCCTGCAGGAACTTCGAGCGGTCGGCAGCCTCGAACGGCCGCGGCCCGCCGGTCACCTCCCCCATGGAGCGCAGATGCTCGCCGATCGCGCGCGACGCCAGGGCCCCGCCGATATTGTCGGCCGTAAAGGGCCGCCCCGCCGGATGCAACGCCAGGGCGCCCGCGCTCAGGGCGCGCTGGGCCAGCGGAATGTCAGCGGTGATGACAATGTCGCCCCGCCCAGCCCGTTCTGCGATCCAGTCGTCTGCGGCGTCCGGCCCCTCCTCCACCACCATCAGCGTGATCCGCGGGCCGGGCGGCGTGCGGATCCAGCGATTGCACACCACGAACACGGCCAGCCCATAGCGATCCGCCACGCGATAGGCTTCGTCCTTCACCGGGCAGGCGTCGGCGTCGATATAGAGAACGGTCATTGCGCCAGATTACACGATCGCGGCGCTTGATTGGCCATCGCCTGCGATCTCTCTGCCGTCCGCGCGACGCCTGCTGGTTCAAGCTCTCAATGCAGATCCATGTTCGGGAACCAGGTCAGGCCGGTATTGTCGCCGATAACCTTGGCGTCATAGGGCGCGTTCAGCCCCTGGCGTGTCCAGTAAAGGCCGAATCCGGGCGAGTTCAGGTTGCCATACTGGTTCAGGATCGTTCCCGCGTGATTGACCAGTATGACCCGATGGTTGTTCTGATCGCTGATCAGGGTGTTCCCATTGCGCAGCCGCACCGCCCGCGTCGGATTGGGGTTGGCGTTGCTGCCGGGCTGGGTGTTGGTGACATAGGACCAGACGATCTGGTCGTGCGCGTTCACCTCGACGATCCGGTTGTTGTTCGCATCCGTGATCAGGGTGTCGCCGTCAGGCAGGCGGCTGGCGAAAGCTACGCCATTCAGCGTGCCGCCTGCAGTAAAGGTCCGGACAATGACGTGGGCGCGGTTGACCTCGATGGCGCGGTTGTTGGACTCATCCGCGATCAGCAAATCGCCGTTTGCCAACTCTTCGATCGAGTTGGGATTGTTCAGATGGTTGGGACCATTGCCCGCCTCGCCCGTATGACCGTACTGCCAGATCACGTGGTGGGCCAGGTTGACCTCGATCACCCGCTGGTTGCCCTGGTCGGCGATCAGCACGGTCCGCTGGGCGGTCCAGGTCGCCTGCACCGGCGTATTGAGCTGGTTCCATCCTGCGCCGGTCACGCCGAAGGTCCCGTACTGCCAGACGATACGACCGGCGTGGTCGACGAAAAACACCCGGTTGTCGGCGCAGCCCGACGGGCACCCCGGCTCGGTCCCCGGAGGTGCGCCGGTGCCGGAAATCAAGGTGAAATCGCCGACCCGCAGCGCATCGTTCACGCCGATCGCCGAATTGGCGGAAAGGTCGTTCGGCCCCACGCCCCAGTGCCAGACGATCGCGCCGCGGGCGGCGTCGACTTCGATCACCCGGTTGTTGAACTGGTCCGAAATCAAAATATCGCCCGGCTTGTCGAAGGCCGGCGCCAGCGCCGGCAGCACCGGCGCCGCTGCGGCGGCGAGCCCCGCGCAGCTGGCGAACAGGACACCAAGAGACAGGATCGATCTACGCATGTCAGGCCCCTTTTGCGATTGCGAGCGCGCGAGGCGCCCGCCTCCGGAGCCGGGCGCCCGGTAGCCTGTGGATGCTGGCCAATGCAGGAAAGGTTCAACCGCGGCGGAGCGTCTCTAAGCCGCCGAAGTGGCCAGCGCCCGATACTTGAAGTCTCGTAGGCGCACCTCGCCGCCGCCCGCCGCATAGATGCCGACCGTCAGGCTCAAGAAGCCGCCGAAGGTGTTGTGGTTGAAGCCCGAAACCTCGCTTCGGATATCGTGTCGCGTCCAGGTTTTCCCTTCATCTCTCGAATAGCGCCAGGTGACGATGTTGGCGTCGTTGGTCACCTTCAGCCTCAGGGTCGTGGCCCCCAGCGGCATCCGCATCCAAGGCTGCTCCTCGGCGCTGAGAAAGGTCTTCAGCCCCGCCTGACCGAAGCCCAGGCCCAGAAAGGCCTTGTGGTTGTAGAAAAGCAGAAGACCGCCCTCGGCCTCGCCGATCAGGTCGATCGAGATCTCGGCGTCATAGGCTCGGTCGCCGACGATGCAGGTCAGGGGCGAAGAGTCCGCCGGAGATGTCCCCCGTCCCTTGAGCCTGAGCCCGCCGGGCTCATAGACCGCGCGGGTCCGCTCGTCCGCCCCCGGCTGGTGAAAGCTCCACTGGAGGCCGAAGCGGTCGGCCGAAAAATCGTCCGACAACGGATGACCAGAGGGGCCCGCTCGCCCGCCCCGCGGCTTGGCGATCGGCGCGGACAGATCACCACCCTTGGCCCGGAACCAGCCGTCGTCGGTCCATTCGATCGGCTCCAGCAGGGTTTGCCGACCCAGGGTGCGAAAGCCGTTCTCATAGCCGTGATAGACCATCCACCAGTCTCCGGCCGGCCCCTCGACCAGGGTGGCGTGGCCCCGCGACCACCAGGGCTCGGAGACGCTCCGTGTACGAACCACCGGATTGTATGGGCAGTATTCCCAGGGGCCGTGCACCGAGCGCGAGCGTGCGGCGATCACCATGTGCCCGGTGGGCGGCCCGGCCGTGCCGCCGACGGCATTGATCAGATAGAACCACTCGCCCCGGCGCATCAGCTTGGGCCCCTCGGGCGCAAAGTCCTCGACGATCCAGTCGTCCGGATAGCGCCAAGCCTGGTAGGCCGGCTCCAGCGCTCCGTCGGCGGCGAGGCCGTCGTCGGTCAGCCGCACCCGGCGCACGCCGTTGACGAACAGGTAGCGCTTGCCATCCTCGCCGACGATGTGGCCCGGATCGATGCAGCCGGTGATCTTCAGGTCGATGGGATCGCTCCAGGGCCCGCGAATGTCGTCGGCCCAGATGACGTAGAGCGCGAACCCGCGCCCCTCCACATCGGCCGGGATGTAGATGAAGTAGCGCCCCTTGTGCTTGACCAGATCGACCGCAAACACGTTCCCCAGCGGCTTCGTCAGGGCCGGCCCGACAGGCGTCCAGTTGACCAGGTCGCCAGAGCGCCAGATCACCAGGCCCGGCGACGAGTCGAACGAGGTGAAGGTCATGTAGTAGTCGGCGCCGTCCTTCAGGATGGTCGGGTCTGGGTGATCGCCGGCGACGATAGGGTTCAGATAGGTCCCATCGCCCAGGTCCGCGATCCGCTGCCCCTCAGGCCCCATGCCCCAACGCGGAGTCGGCGCTGTAGTAGCGCAGGCTGGCGCGGCGACAGCCCCGCCCGCCACCGCCGACCCCGCCGCCCCGGCGAGCGCGGCCTTGAAGAGAATGCGGCGGTCGAGGGTCATGCAGGCGCTCCCTTGGCGTTATGGTAGCGCTATCATTTACAGATTGGGGCGAAGTTACAAGTCCGGACGTCCTGCTTCGCGCTCGAGCGGCGGCCGGTTTTCCGACGCCCCTGGCGGATGAACCGCAGATGAACGTGCGGGTCCGCCCAGTTTCAGGTTTGCAATGCGATGGTCTGCGCCTGCGACGGCCGAAACGCCGCCGCTTCCGTTTGACGAGGCGAGGAGTATTGCGATGCCCTTCCAGATTTCCAACCTGGCCAAGGCCGGCCTCGCCGCCGCGGCCCTGCTGGTCGCCGCGACGAGCGCCCCGAACACGGCTTCGGCGCAGTCCTGGGGCTACGGCGACCGGATGGTCACCCGTTGCGATTCCGATGGCGACCGCTGTGCGACCTTGCGCTGCGACCATGATGGCGACGATTGCGCCCGGATCCGCGATTGGCGACCCGCCTGGTCCGGCGGTTGGCGACGCGAAGGCTTTGGTTATGGCGATGGGAATGGCTACGGCTACGGTCGCACCGAGACCCGCTGCGACGACGACGGCGATCGCTGCGCCCACTTCCGCTGCGATGATGATGGCGATCGCTGCGTGCGGGTAAGCCACTGGTGGCGCAACGACTAACGGGCTCGAGAGTTCTGGTTGGCGATGCCCCGGCAGGGCCAAGCCTGTTTGACGCAATTTTCAAAGGAGCAGACTGATGCGGCGCATCACGAGCGCGGCCATCGCCGCCATCCTCGGAACGACCGCCCTGGCGGCCATCCCGCCCGCGC is a genomic window of Phenylobacterium montanum containing:
- a CDS encoding YaiI/YqxD family protein; its protein translation is MTVLYIDADACPVKDEAYRVADRYGLAVFVVCNRWIRTPPGPRITLMVVEEGPDAADDWIAERAGRGDIVITADIPLAQRALSAGALALHPAGRPFTADNIGGALASRAIGEHLRSMGEVTGGPRPFEAADRSKFLQALDAAVVKARRLSPAPGK
- a CDS encoding family 43 glycosylhydrolase translates to MTLDRRILFKAALAGAAGSAVAGGAVAAPACATTAPTPRWGMGPEGQRIADLGDGTYLNPIVAGDHPDPTILKDGADYYMTFTSFDSSPGLVIWRSGDLVNWTPVGPALTKPLGNVFAVDLVKHKGRYFIYIPADVEGRGFALYVIWADDIRGPWSDPIDLKITGCIDPGHIVGEDGKRYLFVNGVRRVRLTDDGLAADGALEPAYQAWRYPDDWIVEDFAPEGPKLMRRGEWFYLINAVGGTAGPPTGHMVIAARSRSVHGPWEYCPYNPVVRTRSVSEPWWSRGHATLVEGPAGDWWMVYHGYENGFRTLGRQTLLEPIEWTDDGWFRAKGGDLSAPIAKPRGGRAGPSGHPLSDDFSADRFGLQWSFHQPGADERTRAVYEPGGLRLKGRGTSPADSSPLTCIVGDRAYDAEISIDLIGEAEGGLLLFYNHKAFLGLGFGQAGLKTFLSAEEQPWMRMPLGATTLRLKVTNDANIVTWRYSRDEGKTWTRHDIRSEVSGFNHNTFGGFLSLTVGIYAAGGGEVRLRDFKYRALATSAA